The following are from one region of the Rhodopirellula sp. P2 genome:
- a CDS encoding RNA polymerase sigma factor has product MVVHVVNRTAMGRGLSMDEATRDDMVAEVFLVIVRHDFAVLRRFRRQCSLATYLTIVARRVVVRRLTANATVSGNRAPASLSNGHTTNGSTNGHAAPTQVNGELQRIENAEEVEHLLLRLDPREASVVRMYHLEGKSYQEISQAVGVSENTIGPMLHRARAKMGRG; this is encoded by the coding sequence CTGGTCGTTCATGTCGTCAATCGGACCGCGATGGGCCGCGGTTTGTCGATGGACGAAGCCACTCGCGATGACATGGTGGCGGAAGTGTTCCTGGTCATCGTTCGGCACGATTTCGCCGTGCTTCGCCGATTTCGACGGCAATGTTCGCTGGCGACTTACCTGACGATTGTTGCCCGTCGCGTTGTCGTTCGACGCCTGACTGCCAATGCGACGGTCTCCGGCAACCGTGCTCCCGCCTCGCTTTCCAACGGGCACACCACCAACGGATCCACCAACGGCCACGCCGCTCCGACACAGGTCAACGGCGAATTGCAGCGAATCGAAAATGCAGAAGAAGTCGAGCACCTGCTGCTCCGTCTGGACCCGCGAGAAGCCAGCGTCGTTCGGATGTATCACTTGGAAGGCAAGTCGTACCAAGAGATCAGCCAAGCGGTGGGCGTGAGCGAAAACACGATCGGCCCCATGCTGCACCGGGCTCGCGCCAAAATGGGTCGCGGCTGA
- a CDS encoding sensor domain-containing diguanylate cyclase/phosphohydrolase produces MNDQMVPSDLANHSMPPMVPVPAGPPAADVPHPDVAPIDPPQPDAVPPDAAQSASRLSELLMGLGEAATGQLPGVVEPASAADAIAQEHAGDSVEDTRPFENHLAMVRLGMATSLFYALRTKHAPTAAHSLRVALACSAWCERLGLADEARDRIEVAALLHDIGKIGIPDRILRKPGKLSIEEQLTMDCCAELGCEILRGCTTDQNLLNIVKYCGVWYDSRRQEDHVRGDALPLGARMMSIAGAFDAMTTDQVYRSALSRERALQELFRGSGTQFDPELTRDFATMLERRPELLHSSVVDRWLQKLNANSPHFLGQSTASEQTVAQEKPAVQPESKWQGETSGAMPFYQALGDQVRDGVAFTDCEGQVTYWNETLSRLTGVASEAMVGRHWDVNTLGIVDESGDETTSCPVADSLRLQTTVTRTMKLVRGGVSQDVLLQVSPVRDSFGGGALVLVRDMSDQNKLQSQIQSLHKKATSDPLTGIANRAEFDSRLLRATADAKKNNSKFSLIICDIDHFKQVNDVHGHPAGDEALMQFARILESHARNEDLVARYGGEEFVFLAINSDNSTAARRAEQIRQAIEVTPLDGLNGDSVTVSFGVTEYQTGDAAETILARSDRALLKAKENGRNRVVQLGTGIHQDQDAGSKPGWFSWLTSSKKDENSDYHLVTPVPIDLAVEKLRGFISDHRAEIIQVTGSVVSLRIVSQGGKGRRAADHQMTLHVLIQLSEGRGRRNRNDNTVTQTSMRVTIQPIRNRDRRSRDLQPCVREVLGSLKSYLMAEMVQNSDD; encoded by the coding sequence ATGAACGACCAAATGGTGCCCAGCGACCTCGCCAACCACAGTATGCCACCGATGGTGCCCGTCCCCGCAGGACCGCCTGCCGCGGATGTGCCACATCCTGATGTTGCTCCAATCGATCCACCTCAACCGGACGCAGTCCCACCCGACGCGGCCCAATCCGCTTCGCGTTTGAGCGAGTTGCTGATGGGCTTGGGCGAAGCCGCCACTGGACAGCTTCCCGGTGTGGTCGAGCCTGCTTCCGCGGCAGACGCGATCGCTCAGGAGCACGCTGGCGATTCGGTGGAAGACACGCGGCCTTTCGAGAATCATTTGGCAATGGTTCGGTTGGGCATGGCGACATCCCTGTTTTATGCCTTGCGAACCAAGCATGCACCCACCGCAGCTCACAGCTTGCGTGTGGCCCTGGCGTGTTCGGCATGGTGCGAGCGTTTGGGGTTGGCGGATGAAGCCCGTGATCGCATTGAAGTGGCAGCGTTGCTGCACGACATCGGCAAGATCGGCATTCCCGATCGAATTTTGCGCAAGCCTGGCAAGCTCAGCATTGAAGAACAATTGACGATGGATTGTTGTGCCGAGCTGGGATGTGAAATCTTGCGTGGCTGCACGACCGATCAGAACCTGCTGAATATCGTGAAGTATTGCGGTGTCTGGTACGACTCGCGTCGACAGGAAGACCATGTTCGCGGCGATGCGTTGCCGTTGGGAGCCCGGATGATGTCGATTGCGGGAGCCTTCGACGCGATGACAACCGACCAGGTCTATCGTTCGGCTCTCAGTCGCGAACGAGCTTTGCAAGAATTGTTTCGAGGCAGTGGGACTCAATTCGATCCCGAGCTGACGCGTGATTTCGCAACGATGTTGGAACGGCGTCCGGAACTGTTGCACAGCAGCGTCGTGGACCGGTGGTTGCAGAAACTCAATGCGAATTCACCTCACTTCCTTGGCCAGTCGACTGCGAGCGAGCAGACGGTGGCACAGGAAAAACCTGCCGTCCAACCGGAATCGAAGTGGCAGGGTGAGACTTCCGGTGCAATGCCCTTCTACCAAGCCTTGGGCGACCAAGTTCGGGACGGGGTGGCCTTCACTGATTGCGAAGGACAGGTCACGTATTGGAACGAGACTTTGTCACGCCTGACCGGCGTTGCCAGTGAAGCGATGGTAGGCCGCCACTGGGATGTCAACACACTGGGGATCGTCGATGAATCGGGAGACGAAACCACCTCTTGCCCGGTCGCGGATAGTTTGCGGTTGCAAACCACTGTCACACGAACCATGAAATTGGTTCGTGGCGGTGTCTCGCAAGATGTGCTGTTGCAGGTCAGTCCTGTTCGCGATTCGTTTGGTGGGGGAGCATTGGTTCTCGTCCGCGACATGTCGGACCAGAACAAGTTGCAAAGTCAGATTCAGTCGTTGCACAAAAAAGCAACCAGCGATCCTTTGACTGGCATTGCAAACCGAGCTGAATTCGACAGTCGTTTGCTGCGGGCGACCGCCGACGCGAAGAAAAATAACTCCAAGTTCAGTCTGATCATCTGCGACATCGATCACTTCAAGCAGGTCAACGATGTGCATGGTCACCCGGCCGGCGATGAAGCCCTGATGCAGTTTGCTCGCATCCTCGAAAGTCACGCTCGCAACGAAGACTTGGTGGCTCGTTATGGTGGCGAAGAATTCGTGTTCTTGGCGATCAACAGCGACAACTCCACCGCTGCCCGACGAGCCGAACAGATCCGTCAAGCCATTGAGGTCACCCCGCTGGATGGGCTCAACGGTGATTCGGTCACGGTCAGCTTTGGGGTCACTGAATATCAAACTGGCGACGCCGCCGAAACCATTTTGGCGAGGTCGGACCGGGCTCTGTTGAAGGCCAAGGAAAACGGTCGCAACCGGGTGGTTCAACTCGGAACAGGCATTCACCAAGACCAGGACGCCGGTTCGAAGCCGGGTTGGTTCAGTTGGTTGACGTCCAGCAAAAAGGACGAAAACAGCGACTACCACTTGGTCACGCCGGTGCCAATCGATTTGGCCGTGGAAAAACTCCGCGGATTCATCTCGGATCACCGGGCGGAGATCATTCAGGTCACCGGCAGTGTGGTCTCACTTCGAATCGTTTCGCAAGGCGGCAAAGGCCGGCGAGCGGCCGATCACCAGATGACGCTTCATGTGCTGATTCAGTTGAGCGAAGGACGTGGCAGACGAAATCGCAACGACAACACCGTGACGCAAACATCGATGCGAGTCACCATTCAGCCGATCCGAAATCGGGATCGGCGGAGTCGAGATCTGCAGCCCTGTGTTCGGGAAGTGCTTGGCAGTCTGAAGAGTTATCTGATGGCCGAGATGGTTCAGAATAGCGACGACTGA
- a CDS encoding putative molybdenum carrier protein: protein MPNSAPQTTDAFVPHWIISGGQTGVDRGALDAAIALDLPHGGWCPAGRIAEDGRIPDRYLLQEHASRHYPDRTEQNVIDTDATLILYRNKISGGTALTKRICKRESRPCLAADLASPKTAAQRIRTWLDKTRPANLNVAGPRESNSPGIGEQTRQMLTHIFRGGGGDIQSSLF from the coding sequence ATGCCGAACTCCGCCCCACAAACGACCGACGCCTTTGTGCCCCACTGGATCATTTCCGGCGGGCAAACCGGAGTTGACCGTGGTGCCCTGGACGCGGCCATCGCCCTTGATTTGCCACACGGCGGATGGTGCCCGGCAGGTCGCATCGCGGAAGACGGACGTATCCCGGATCGTTATTTGTTGCAGGAACACGCCTCGCGACATTACCCCGATCGGACGGAACAAAATGTCATCGACACGGACGCGACGTTGATTTTGTATCGCAACAAAATTTCCGGTGGGACGGCGCTGACGAAACGAATTTGCAAACGGGAATCGCGTCCCTGCTTGGCCGCTGATTTGGCGTCGCCCAAAACCGCTGCCCAGCGAATTCGAACGTGGCTCGACAAGACTCGCCCAGCCAACCTCAACGTGGCCGGTCCACGCGAAAGCAACTCACCGGGAATTGGCGAACAAACCCGGCAGATGCTCACTCACATTTTTCGCGGTGGAGGCGGCGACATTCAGTCGTCGCTATTCTGA
- the yidD gene encoding membrane protein insertion efficiency factor YidD codes for MVNRLQEEQGNLEREDIDPAEVAPESPPPITRGVLSRLAISTFVLSIRWYQVVISPMMGPSCRFTPTCSAYAIESIQKHGPIRGTWRSIRRIGRCHPWNPGGYDPP; via the coding sequence ATGGTAAATCGGTTGCAGGAAGAGCAAGGAAACCTCGAACGAGAAGACATCGACCCGGCGGAGGTTGCGCCGGAGTCACCACCGCCAATCACGCGAGGCGTGCTGTCACGGTTGGCGATCTCAACATTCGTGCTGAGCATCCGATGGTACCAAGTCGTGATCAGTCCGATGATGGGCCCCAGTTGCCGATTCACTCCGACCTGCAGTGCCTACGCCATCGAATCCATTCAAAAACACGGGCCGATTCGTGGCACCTGGCGATCGATCCGACGCATCGGCCGCTGCCACCCTTGGAACCCAGGTGGCTACGACCCGCCGTGA
- a CDS encoding gamma carbonic anhydrase family protein, producing MSTNDSDSQSSPQQSASGTADRTRRQAVVTSEADQSLIDPSAFIAPNATVLGEVYIAEDVSIWFGAVMRGDTEKIVIGRQSNVQDQCVLHCDPGMPCMIGERVTVGHSAVVHGATVEDDALIGIGAIVLNGATIGKGAIVAAGALVTEGTVIPPGMLAVGTPAKPIKEVSESLLERSREGAQHYVKLGRRYREELTGTNVTSRKVD from the coding sequence ATGTCAACGAATGATTCGGATTCTCAATCCTCTCCCCAACAGTCCGCCTCCGGCACAGCGGATCGAACGCGGCGACAAGCGGTCGTCACCAGTGAAGCAGATCAAAGTTTGATCGATCCGTCAGCGTTCATCGCTCCCAACGCGACTGTTTTGGGGGAAGTGTACATTGCCGAGGACGTCAGCATCTGGTTTGGCGCGGTGATGCGTGGCGATACGGAAAAAATTGTGATTGGTCGACAAAGCAATGTCCAAGACCAATGCGTGCTGCATTGCGATCCTGGGATGCCGTGTATGATTGGAGAACGCGTGACGGTGGGGCATTCGGCTGTCGTGCACGGTGCCACCGTCGAAGACGATGCCCTGATTGGAATTGGCGCGATTGTTCTCAATGGAGCCACCATTGGCAAAGGGGCCATTGTCGCCGCGGGCGCACTCGTGACCGAAGGCACCGTCATCCCGCCGGGGATGTTGGCAGTGGGCACGCCCGCGAAACCGATCAAAGAAGTGAGCGAATCGCTTCTGGAACGTTCCCGGGAAGGCGCTCAGCACTATGTCAAGTTGGGCCGGCGTTATCGCGAGGAGCTGACCGGTACAAACGTCACCTCCCGCAAGGTCGATTGA
- a CDS encoding metallopeptidase: MRPPCIRRPRAATPLASICLALAFASIIPQTTPVFASDSDAAIQVENHASNSEVRYSVVLLRGTMPAEHATPLTIVNEQAPVGANPVKVLTDGKRFKALVELSEGKNVLHLEHASAPTTELVLTYKPPTNPHYVRLIWMTDQSGETDFAAPDDSVTQDYENRLRTAALLMQTFTAERMKDLGYGPRTFALEHDENGQVIVHTWKGDEDKQDYYAQADNNRWWPRVRRWINEEHPDPMAKNVVLAAYTRKDPRTGKMLGHTALGGANLGLFGSASVFCWPRDIQSAMDVFQDDTAVDATHVHDDSAFRGTIWALASTTIGATLHETGHAMGLPHCTDNMGIMTRGFDHFHRVFTFTDPPSKHNKQPREFSPQQEAYFSPVSASFLRWSPWFQLDATSDETSRPDVEVDEAAKLVRIHSDSGIPWIGFHSQDRIETFREYGSHDAGAADHPKSMELTFDEIQNMKPGTAIHRIVVVNSDGASQNVSLPQPSN, from the coding sequence ATGAGACCTCCCTGCATCCGCCGACCTCGGGCCGCGACGCCATTGGCATCGATCTGCCTCGCCCTGGCCTTCGCCAGCATCATTCCCCAGACCACCCCTGTCTTTGCCAGCGATTCAGACGCGGCGATCCAGGTCGAGAACCACGCATCCAATTCGGAAGTCCGTTACAGCGTGGTCCTGCTGCGAGGCACGATGCCAGCTGAACACGCCACCCCCCTGACCATCGTCAACGAGCAAGCTCCCGTCGGGGCGAACCCGGTCAAAGTCCTGACCGATGGAAAACGCTTCAAAGCGTTGGTCGAACTCTCGGAGGGAAAAAACGTCCTCCACTTGGAACACGCTTCCGCTCCAACCACCGAGTTGGTCCTCACTTACAAGCCTCCGACCAACCCGCACTACGTTCGATTGATCTGGATGACCGATCAATCCGGAGAAACAGATTTCGCGGCGCCGGATGATTCGGTCACACAGGACTACGAGAATCGACTTCGCACCGCCGCCTTGCTGATGCAAACGTTCACCGCCGAACGGATGAAGGACCTGGGCTACGGCCCCCGAACCTTTGCATTGGAACACGACGAAAACGGCCAAGTGATCGTGCACACCTGGAAAGGCGACGAAGACAAACAGGACTACTACGCTCAAGCTGACAACAATCGCTGGTGGCCACGCGTTCGCCGGTGGATCAACGAAGAACACCCTGACCCGATGGCCAAGAACGTCGTCCTGGCGGCCTACACTCGCAAAGACCCACGAACGGGAAAGATGCTCGGACACACCGCTTTGGGCGGAGCCAACCTGGGACTGTTCGGCAGTGCGTCGGTGTTCTGCTGGCCGCGTGACATTCAGTCGGCAATGGATGTTTTCCAAGACGACACCGCGGTCGACGCCACCCATGTTCACGACGACAGTGCATTCCGTGGGACAATCTGGGCCCTGGCGTCCACCACCATCGGCGCCACCTTGCACGAGACCGGCCACGCGATGGGATTGCCTCACTGCACCGACAACATGGGCATCATGACGCGAGGATTCGATCACTTTCACCGCGTGTTCACCTTCACTGATCCGCCCAGCAAGCACAACAAACAACCCCGCGAGTTCTCGCCCCAGCAAGAAGCGTACTTTTCACCCGTCAGCGCTTCGTTCCTTCGCTGGAGCCCTTGGTTTCAACTCGATGCGACCAGTGATGAAACTTCACGTCCCGATGTCGAAGTCGATGAAGCGGCGAAGCTCGTTCGCATCCACAGTGACTCCGGCATCCCGTGGATCGGATTCCATTCCCAAGATCGAATCGAAACCTTTCGCGAATACGGATCCCACGACGCAGGAGCCGCCGACCATCCCAAGTCGATGGAACTCACGTTCGATGAAATCCAAAACATGAAACCGGGCACGGCAATTCATCGAATCGTGGTCGTGAACAGCGACGGAGCGTCTCAAAACGTCTCGCTGCCGCAACCTTCGAACTGA
- a CDS encoding galactitol-1-phosphate 5-dehydrogenase has product MKALLLTEYKNMQVTDVDEPEVGPDDVLVQVEACGICGSDIHGYDGSTGRRIPPLVMGHEAAGVVVQVGENVSDLELGARVTFDSMVSCGSCDFCREGHGNLCDNRMVLGVSCGDYRRHGAFAERISVPRRIVYRLPDTLPFEHAALVEAVSVAVHAAELTPIRLGDTAVVVGAGMIGLLAVQAVRAAGATQVIAVDLNDKRLETAGALGADVLLRADQVDVPEKVRELTGGRGADVALEVVGATPTIKTAIECVRKGGSVTLVGNVSPTIELPLQSVVTREIRLQGTCGCNGEYPQCIDLMNRGVINVEPLITAKISLADGPKWFDRLHAGDAEQMKVLVCPRSE; this is encoded by the coding sequence ATGAAGGCATTGTTGCTGACCGAGTACAAAAACATGCAAGTGACGGACGTGGACGAGCCTGAGGTGGGGCCGGACGACGTTCTGGTTCAGGTCGAAGCGTGTGGGATTTGCGGCAGTGACATTCATGGTTACGACGGCAGCACTGGGCGTCGCATCCCGCCCTTGGTGATGGGGCATGAGGCAGCTGGCGTGGTGGTTCAGGTTGGCGAGAACGTCAGCGATTTGGAACTCGGGGCTCGCGTCACGTTTGATTCGATGGTGTCGTGCGGAAGTTGTGATTTCTGCCGCGAAGGGCACGGAAACCTGTGTGACAACCGAATGGTTCTTGGGGTTTCGTGTGGCGACTATCGACGTCACGGCGCGTTTGCCGAGCGGATTTCAGTGCCCCGCCGGATTGTCTATCGATTGCCCGACACCCTCCCGTTTGAACACGCTGCGTTGGTCGAGGCCGTCAGTGTCGCGGTGCACGCGGCGGAACTCACGCCGATTCGGTTGGGCGACACCGCCGTCGTGGTCGGGGCCGGAATGATCGGTCTGTTGGCGGTTCAGGCTGTGCGAGCGGCTGGGGCGACACAAGTCATCGCCGTGGATTTGAATGACAAACGCTTGGAAACAGCCGGGGCATTGGGCGCCGACGTGTTGTTGCGAGCTGACCAAGTCGACGTGCCAGAAAAAGTTCGCGAATTGACAGGTGGACGGGGGGCGGATGTGGCGTTGGAAGTTGTCGGAGCCACGCCCACGATCAAAACCGCCATCGAATGCGTTCGCAAAGGCGGTTCGGTGACCTTGGTGGGCAACGTGTCGCCGACGATTGAGTTGCCTTTGCAGTCGGTGGTGACGCGAGAAATTCGTTTGCAGGGCACCTGTGGCTGCAATGGGGAGTACCCGCAGTGCATCGATTTGATGAATCGCGGCGTGATCAACGTTGAGCCACTGATCACGGCCAAAATTTCTTTGGCGGATGGTCCGAAGTGGTTTGACCGCTTGCATGCCGGTGACGCGGAGCAAATGAAGGTGTTGGTTTGTCCTCGTTCGGAGTGA
- a CDS encoding alpha/beta hydrolase: MRSYPSPEPAAARSEQRRRPLSIVSPLHYTPSYEYPLVVWLHHSGHNELQVEQVLPHISVRNYVGVGVRGNQATDVRGWGFDWAEGKSSIATARESVVEAIEHTQAEMSIHASRVLIAGYGSGATMACRIALMEPERFAGVAMMGGQFPTSQSVMREYHRLRERRLPILWQQAINGVDDCPEQLKRGILAAESIRARVEIRQYRGDDVMNAVALRDMDQWCFDNIIQPRSESTAENSTVRPSEGLSPIDFSAN, encoded by the coding sequence ATGCGCTCGTATCCCTCTCCCGAGCCTGCTGCGGCAAGGTCTGAACAGCGGCGTCGTCCCCTGTCGATCGTTTCGCCGCTGCACTACACGCCGTCCTACGAGTATCCGTTGGTGGTTTGGCTGCACCACAGCGGCCACAATGAATTGCAGGTCGAACAGGTCCTCCCGCACATCAGCGTCCGGAACTACGTCGGGGTCGGGGTCCGAGGGAACCAGGCCACCGATGTCCGCGGTTGGGGGTTTGATTGGGCCGAAGGGAAGTCTTCCATCGCCACCGCTCGCGAATCCGTGGTCGAGGCGATCGAGCACACCCAGGCGGAAATGTCGATTCATGCCAGTCGAGTTTTGATCGCGGGCTATGGCAGTGGCGCCACGATGGCCTGCCGAATCGCATTGATGGAACCCGAGCGATTTGCCGGGGTAGCGATGATGGGCGGGCAATTCCCCACCAGTCAATCGGTGATGCGAGAGTACCATCGGCTTCGGGAGCGACGTCTGCCGATTTTGTGGCAGCAAGCCATCAATGGCGTCGATGATTGCCCCGAACAACTGAAGCGTGGCATCCTGGCTGCGGAATCCATCCGAGCGCGTGTTGAAATTCGCCAGTACCGAGGCGATGATGTCATGAACGCGGTGGCGCTGCGTGACATGGACCAGTGGTGTTTTGATAACATCATCCAGCCACGTTCCGAGTCCACCGCGGAAAATTCGACGGTTCGTCCCAGCGAGGGATTGTCACCGATCGATTTCTCCGCCAATTGA
- a CDS encoding response regulator transcription factor has protein sequence MNTPAQSVSATSTAKILVVDDDAEIIEAVSYALETNGYQVVIARDGNQALALAECEQPQLMILDMMMPKRSGFLVLEKMRRENELPVPVIMITGNEGSRHQAYAELLGVSEYIRKPFAIEKLLEAVERLLK, from the coding sequence ATGAACACCCCTGCCCAGTCAGTTAGTGCCACCTCCACCGCGAAAATCCTTGTTGTGGATGACGATGCGGAAATCATCGAGGCGGTTTCGTACGCTTTGGAAACCAATGGCTACCAAGTGGTGATTGCCCGAGATGGCAACCAGGCACTTGCGTTGGCGGAATGCGAACAACCACAGCTGATGATCTTGGACATGATGATGCCCAAGCGAAGTGGATTCTTGGTGCTCGAAAAGATGCGGCGTGAGAACGAGTTGCCGGTTCCTGTGATCATGATCACGGGCAACGAAGGCAGCCGGCATCAAGCGTACGCAGAATTGCTGGGCGTCAGCGAGTACATTCGCAAGCCATTCGCGATCGAAAAATTGCTGGAAGCGGTTGAACGATTGCTGAAATAG
- a CDS encoding type II secretion system F family protein produces the protein MFTLSIASELIGFISPLTLTTIAIFASVTSFAWFVLSKVGGNDQAPAESRLERMKDAKRGVRDIPADDKQRTKNEALTEALEKAANPIASSVSGNEAEMGKLREKLVNAGFRRESAPVIFKLIQLVCTGIGLMLGGVTGAVLDGLTQGMIIKLLLGMIFGFMLPTLVLGYLAGKRREKIFLGLPDALDLMVVCVEAGLGLDQALRKVAEEMQKSHKAIGEEFSISNQQLQLGRPRSEVLSGLGYRSGVDDLKQLASILIQADKFGSSIAQALRVQSDSMRTKRRQIAEEKAAKTAVKMIFPLVLFIFPGIFVVLVGPAAINMYRQMLQ, from the coding sequence ATGTTCACACTCTCAATCGCTTCCGAACTCATCGGCTTCATCAGCCCGTTGACTCTGACCACCATCGCGATTTTTGCTTCGGTGACATCGTTCGCTTGGTTCGTTCTCAGCAAAGTGGGCGGGAACGACCAAGCACCTGCTGAATCACGCCTCGAGCGGATGAAGGATGCCAAACGCGGGGTCCGCGACATCCCCGCCGATGACAAACAACGGACCAAAAACGAAGCCCTGACCGAAGCACTGGAAAAAGCAGCGAACCCCATCGCCAGCTCCGTCTCCGGCAACGAAGCCGAGATGGGAAAACTGCGTGAGAAACTGGTCAACGCTGGCTTTCGTCGCGAAAGCGCGCCGGTCATTTTCAAACTGATTCAACTGGTCTGCACGGGCATCGGACTGATGCTTGGTGGTGTCACCGGAGCGGTTCTCGACGGACTGACTCAGGGAATGATCATCAAGCTGCTGCTCGGAATGATCTTTGGCTTCATGCTGCCCACACTGGTGTTGGGTTACCTCGCCGGCAAACGTCGCGAAAAGATTTTCCTGGGACTGCCCGATGCGCTGGACCTGATGGTGGTCTGCGTGGAAGCCGGCCTGGGGCTCGACCAAGCCCTTCGGAAAGTGGCGGAAGAAATGCAAAAGAGCCACAAAGCGATCGGCGAAGAATTCTCGATCTCCAACCAACAACTGCAACTCGGTCGCCCCCGCAGCGAAGTGCTTTCCGGATTGGGCTATCGCAGCGGAGTGGACGACCTGAAGCAATTGGCATCGATCCTGATCCAAGCGGACAAATTCGGTTCCAGTATCGCCCAAGCACTTCGTGTGCAGAGCGATTCCATGCGAACCAAACGACGCCAAATCGCAGAAGAGAAAGCAGCCAAGACAGCCGTGAAGATGATCTTCCCGTTGGTGCTGTTCATCTTCCCAGGCATCTTCGTGGTGCTGGTTGGGCCCGCTGCGATCAACATGTATCGCCAGATGCTTCAGTGA
- a CDS encoding type II secretion system F family protein, with product MSSIIIIVAAGVFVASIIAFGASVLMPSEETTATEDRLTQLAHGKRGAESESNSQSFLLNDLDDTTGILKIIMDRIPAVHKILEQADIDLTVTKFTMICGACFALGLVLCVVTPVPILLGPIVGAMFVGGPVFYVMFKRKRRLKRFGEQIPEALELLGRSLRAGHSLNAGFGLVGEEMEAPLATEFRRCFEEQKFGIPLDESIEDMAERVPNMDLRFFATAVILQRQTGGDLSEILHKIGHLVRERLQILGTIQALTGEGRMSGAVLLALPPVLFLVMLKINAEYVLMLFSDELGRYALGMALVTQVLGALAIKKIITIKV from the coding sequence ATGTCATCCATCATCATCATCGTCGCCGCCGGGGTCTTTGTTGCCTCGATCATCGCGTTCGGTGCATCTGTCTTGATGCCTTCGGAAGAAACGACCGCGACGGAAGATCGCTTGACTCAATTGGCCCACGGGAAACGTGGAGCAGAATCTGAGAGCAACTCCCAGTCGTTCTTGCTGAACGACCTGGACGACACAACCGGCATCTTGAAGATCATCATGGACCGCATTCCCGCGGTCCATAAAATCCTTGAGCAAGCCGACATTGATCTGACAGTGACCAAGTTCACCATGATTTGTGGAGCTTGCTTTGCCTTGGGACTCGTGCTCTGCGTCGTCACTCCCGTCCCGATCCTGCTCGGCCCGATTGTCGGTGCCATGTTCGTTGGGGGACCTGTCTTCTACGTGATGTTCAAACGCAAACGACGCTTGAAGCGATTCGGGGAACAAATCCCGGAAGCCCTGGAGTTGCTTGGCCGTTCTCTTCGTGCGGGACACTCGCTCAACGCGGGATTTGGTCTGGTGGGCGAAGAAATGGAAGCTCCCTTGGCGACGGAATTCCGCCGTTGCTTCGAGGAACAAAAGTTCGGCATCCCGTTGGACGAATCGATCGAAGACATGGCGGAGCGAGTTCCCAACATGGACCTTCGGTTTTTCGCGACCGCAGTGATTCTGCAGCGACAAACCGGGGGTGACTTGAGCGAGATCCTCCACAAGATTGGGCACCTGGTCCGCGAACGCCTGCAAATCCTGGGAACTATCCAGGCCCTCACCGGGGAAGGTCGGATGAGCGGTGCTGTGCTGCTCGCTCTGCCACCGGTTTTGTTCCTGGTCATGCTGAAAATCAACGCCGAATACGTGTTGATGCTCTTTTCGGACGAACTCGGACGATACGCCCTGGGAATGGCCTTGGTCACTCAGGTGCTAGGAGCCTTGGCGATCAAGAAGATCATCACGATCAAAGTCTAG